The proteins below are encoded in one region of Streptomyces marianii:
- a CDS encoding uracil-DNA glycosylase gives MERPLDRGSGPGADDPAFPARHAPRCTRLDELDELVARCRACPRLVAWREEVARVRRASFQDWEYWGRPVPGFGPADASLAVVGLAPAAHGANRTGRMFTGDATGDFLFAALHEIGLASQPTSRHTGDGLALRGVRLTAPVHCAPPENRPTADELRACRPWLSAELGLLAPRLRAVVALGGFGWRALLAAIRETGRPLPRPRPVFGHGVHVVLPAVDGLAHPLHLLGSYHPSQRNTFTGRLTFPMLVGVLRRAAELADLPDVR, from the coding sequence ATGGAGCGACCGCTCGACCGAGGCAGCGGCCCCGGTGCCGACGACCCGGCGTTCCCGGCCCGCCACGCGCCTCGCTGCACCCGTCTGGACGAGCTGGACGAGCTCGTCGCACGGTGCCGGGCGTGTCCCCGGCTCGTCGCCTGGCGCGAGGAGGTGGCCCGGGTCAGGCGCGCCTCGTTCCAGGACTGGGAGTACTGGGGGCGCCCGGTCCCCGGATTCGGTCCCGCGGACGCGTCCCTGGCCGTGGTCGGTCTCGCCCCGGCCGCGCACGGGGCGAACCGCACCGGACGGATGTTCACCGGCGACGCGACCGGTGACTTCCTCTTCGCCGCCCTGCACGAGATCGGCCTCGCGTCGCAGCCCACGTCGCGGCACACCGGCGACGGGCTGGCGCTGCGCGGTGTACGGCTGACCGCCCCCGTGCACTGCGCCCCTCCGGAGAACCGGCCGACGGCGGACGAGCTCCGTGCGTGCCGTCCCTGGCTGTCGGCCGAGCTGGGTCTGCTGGCTCCCCGGCTCCGTGCGGTGGTCGCGCTCGGCGGCTTCGGCTGGCGGGCCCTGCTCGCGGCGATCCGCGAAACCGGGCGGCCGCTACCGCGGCCGCGTCCCGTCTTCGGCCACGGAGTTCACGTCGTCCTGCCGGCGGTCGACGGTCTTGCGCATCCGCTGCACCTGCTGGGCAGCTACCACCCGAGTCAGCGCAACACCTTCACCGGCCGGCTCACCTTCCCGATGCTCGTGGGAGTGCTGCGCCGGGCTGCCGAACTGGCGGATCTGCCGGAC
- a CDS encoding DUF4158 domain-containing protein, which translates to MRREWSPEDAVACWTLVDGDWDLVANKSGPTRLGFCLMLKFFEIEGRFPEFIEEFPQPAVAYVAGLVKVPAAELGKYDLAGAKRHRKQIREALGFRPSTLADEERLTEWMATEVCPVELVEDRQREALLVQCRVERIEPPGRTRVEKVLVAARNRWERAFCARTVERLGEVCVGRLLTLVAEGNDDGTALLASLKRDPGAVGLDSLLTEITKLNDVRRLGLPEGLFADCSEKMVAAWRARAIKMYPSDFRDTSEDVRVTLLAALCSSRQAEITDAPVELLVALVHKINARAERRVETS; encoded by the coding sequence GTGCGACGGGAGTGGTCGCCGGAAGACGCAGTGGCGTGCTGGACGCTGGTGGATGGCGACTGGGACCTGGTAGCGAACAAGTCTGGCCCGACCCGGCTCGGATTCTGCCTGATGCTCAAGTTCTTCGAGATCGAGGGTCGGTTCCCGGAGTTCATCGAGGAGTTTCCGCAGCCCGCTGTCGCGTACGTCGCCGGACTGGTCAAGGTGCCGGCGGCCGAGCTCGGGAAGTATGACCTGGCGGGCGCGAAGCGGCACCGGAAGCAGATCCGCGAGGCACTGGGGTTCCGGCCGTCGACGCTGGCGGATGAGGAACGGCTGACAGAGTGGATGGCGACGGAGGTCTGCCCGGTCGAGCTGGTCGAGGACCGGCAGCGGGAGGCCCTGTTGGTGCAGTGCCGTGTCGAGCGCATCGAACCGCCCGGCCGCACGCGCGTCGAGAAGGTCCTGGTGGCGGCACGCAACCGGTGGGAGCGGGCGTTCTGCGCGCGGACCGTCGAACGTCTCGGCGAGGTGTGCGTCGGCCGGCTGCTGACGCTGGTGGCCGAAGGCAACGACGACGGCACCGCGCTGCTCGCCTCACTGAAGCGGGACCCGGGCGCGGTCGGGCTGGACTCGCTGCTGACCGAGATCACGAAGCTGAACGACGTGCGCAGGCTCGGCCTGCCCGAGGGGCTGTTCGCGGACTGCTCGGAGAAGATGGTGGCCGCGTGGAGGGCGCGGGCGATCAAGATGTACCCCTCCGACTTCCGCGACACGAGCGAGGACGTGCGGGTCACGCTGCTGGCCGCGTTGTGCTCCTCCCGGCAGGCGGAGATCACGGACGCGCCGGTTGAGCTACTGGTTGCCCTGGTTCACAAGATCAACGCCCGTGCCGAGCGGCGCGTGGAGACCTCGTAG
- a CDS encoding sensor histidine kinase, with translation MWLVIALAAAVGAAGCLCVAAVRARRLHQAAIAERGWLLERERESAARTAVDAERARIATELHDIVSHNVSLMVVQAGAAREVLATMPEEAAAAMRAVETAGRNTMTELRHLLGLLAPAQNGDDESYGMDLSPQPSLGRLSPLIDRIVFAGLPVEMRISGEPRPLPTGIDVTAYRIIQEALTNALKHGDGAKAEVTVRYADHYLRVEVLNSGPSVLSGSRPARREPAQGQADGTRRGLLGLRERVAVYGGDLDARRRLGGGYRVRARIPLDRL, from the coding sequence ATGTGGCTGGTCATAGCCCTGGCGGCGGCAGTTGGCGCCGCCGGGTGTCTGTGTGTTGCGGCGGTCCGGGCGCGGCGGCTTCACCAGGCGGCCATTGCGGAGCGCGGCTGGCTGCTGGAGCGGGAGCGCGAGAGCGCGGCGCGGACCGCGGTCGACGCGGAGCGGGCCAGGATCGCCACTGAGCTCCACGACATCGTCAGCCACAACGTGAGCCTCATGGTGGTCCAGGCCGGGGCCGCCCGCGAGGTGCTGGCCACGATGCCCGAGGAGGCCGCGGCGGCGATGAGGGCCGTCGAGACCGCCGGGCGGAACACGATGACCGAGCTGCGGCACCTGCTCGGCCTGCTCGCGCCCGCGCAGAACGGCGACGACGAGTCCTACGGTATGGACCTGTCACCGCAGCCGAGCTTGGGCCGGCTCAGCCCGCTGATCGACCGGATCGTCTTTGCCGGCCTGCCCGTGGAGATGCGCATCTCGGGTGAGCCGCGTCCGCTGCCGACCGGGATCGATGTCACCGCCTACCGGATCATCCAGGAGGCCCTCACCAATGCCCTCAAGCACGGGGACGGGGCGAAAGCCGAGGTGACGGTGCGATACGCGGACCACTACCTGCGAGTTGAGGTGCTGAACAGCGGACCGAGCGTCCTGTCGGGCAGCCGGCCCGCGCGGAGAGAGCCGGCCCAGGGCCAGGCGGACGGAACGCGACGCGGGTTGCTCGGCCTGCGGGAGCGGGTCGCCGTCTACGGCGGCGACCTGGACGCTCGCCGCCGCCTCGGCGGCGGCTACCGCGTCCGCGCCCGGATCCCGCTGGACCGGCTATGA
- a CDS encoding response regulator has protein sequence MTPYTESAPRVVIADDQELVRTGFRLILTARGIDVVGEAGDGAEAVAAVRRLRPDVVLMDIRMPAMDGLEAARRILAQAPDCRVIMLTTFDLDHYVYAALAAGASGFLLKDVTPAHLTAAVRLVDTGDALLAPSITRRLVERFASSAPRTGSGLVTPAVHRDLAALTPREREVLTLMGRGLSNSELAQHLTISEATVKTHVARIFAKLTLRDRAQAVVLAYETGLVSPGESADTAKPWGRN, from the coding sequence ATGACGCCGTACACCGAATCCGCCCCTCGCGTCGTGATCGCCGACGACCAGGAGCTGGTCCGCACCGGCTTCCGCCTGATCCTGACCGCCCGCGGCATCGACGTGGTGGGCGAAGCCGGCGACGGAGCCGAGGCCGTGGCCGCCGTGCGAAGGCTGCGGCCCGACGTCGTACTGATGGACATCCGGATGCCTGCCATGGACGGCCTGGAAGCCGCCCGCCGCATACTCGCGCAGGCCCCGGACTGCCGGGTGATCATGCTGACCACCTTCGACCTCGACCACTACGTCTACGCCGCCCTCGCCGCCGGAGCCAGCGGATTCCTGCTCAAGGACGTCACCCCCGCGCATCTGACCGCCGCCGTACGCCTGGTCGACACCGGTGACGCTCTGCTCGCACCCTCGATCACCCGCCGCTTGGTGGAGCGTTTCGCCTCCAGCGCCCCCAGAACCGGTTCGGGCCTCGTAACCCCGGCCGTCCACCGCGACCTGGCCGCACTGACGCCGCGAGAGCGGGAGGTGCTGACGCTCATGGGTCGGGGTCTTTCCAATTCCGAACTGGCGCAGCATCTGACGATCAGTGAGGCGACAGTGAAGACCCACGTGGCCCGGATCTTCGCCAAGCTGACCCTGCGCGACCGGGCCCAGGCTGTCGTCCTCGCCTACGAGACAGGACTTGTCTCACCGGGCGAGTCCGCTGACACCGCCAAGCCGTGGGGGCGAAATTGA